A single region of the Curtobacterium sp. MCJR17_020 genome encodes:
- a CDS encoding transketolase — protein sequence MTRNDARDVEHLETVAREGRWRVLETVATSKAGHIGGPMSAMDLMVALYFHQLRIDPEQPQDPDRDRFILSKGHSAIGLYSVLALRGYFPVEELATFDHGDSRLQGHPDMKLTPGVDSSTGSLGQGLSAGSGMAIAAKMQGKDFHTWVVLGDGEIEEGMVWETVIHAPRYGLDNLTAIVDLNGLQQYGWPAGEHDRYDRSEPMGHVNLPAVFRGFGWNVIEINGHDFEEILDAYSEVDAARGATGKPTAIIAHTVKGNGVSFTRATFKWHNGVPTAEQLDTARTELLIDQKTEALA from the coding sequence GTGACACGCAACGACGCGAGAGACGTCGAACACCTGGAGACCGTCGCCCGAGAAGGACGCTGGCGTGTCCTCGAGACGGTCGCGACGAGCAAGGCGGGGCACATCGGTGGCCCGATGTCCGCCATGGACCTGATGGTCGCCCTCTACTTCCACCAGCTCCGGATCGACCCGGAGCAGCCGCAGGACCCTGACCGCGACCGGTTCATCCTGTCCAAGGGGCACTCGGCGATCGGGCTCTACTCGGTGCTCGCCCTCCGGGGGTACTTCCCCGTCGAGGAGCTCGCCACCTTCGACCACGGCGACTCCCGACTCCAGGGGCACCCCGACATGAAGCTCACGCCGGGGGTGGACTCCTCCACCGGGTCCCTCGGGCAGGGACTTTCCGCCGGCTCCGGAATGGCGATCGCCGCGAAGATGCAGGGCAAGGACTTCCACACCTGGGTGGTGCTCGGCGACGGCGAGATCGAGGAGGGCATGGTCTGGGAGACCGTCATCCACGCCCCCCGCTACGGCCTCGACAACCTCACCGCGATCGTCGACCTCAACGGTCTGCAGCAGTACGGCTGGCCGGCCGGCGAGCACGACCGCTACGACCGCAGCGAACCGATGGGGCACGTGAACCTCCCGGCCGTGTTCCGCGGGTTCGGCTGGAACGTCATCGAGATCAACGGCCACGACTTCGAGGAGATCCTCGACGCGTACTCCGAGGTCGACGCCGCCCGCGGCGCGACCGGCAAGCCGACGGCGATCATCGCCCACACCGTCAAGGGCAACGGTGTCTCGTTCACCCGCGCCACGTTCAAGTGGCACAACGGCGTCCCGACCGCGGAGCAGCTCGACACCGCCCGCACGGAACTGCTCATCGACCAGAAGACAGAGGCCCTGGCATGA
- a CDS encoding PfkB family carbohydrate kinase, giving the protein MSTVRPDAAAWTATRTGRTIVTLTPAPAIDRTYSVDTLRGGTVHRAHTVTETLGGNGVNVTRALLAHGAASHAVAPLSPEALAPLDDDARSGLTPVDLGVRTRVNTVVTAADGATTNVNEAPAPLTRAQWTTLTVAVLRTTLETDARWLVVTGCLPAVAGGDHLVDVLPLVVAARAIGLSVAFDVPGHQLTAVLDPLAPVDLVKPNVDELAQAVGHPVTTVDETVRAARALLSRGARRALVTMGAAGALLVDAHRHELVPGVATDCVDTTGAGDAALAGYLAAESDGATPSAAARLAVRWGAAAVAQRGAALRATPATRGDGAQPFRPPHHTDHSTWLRVDSLAATG; this is encoded by the coding sequence ATGAGCACGGTACGTCCGGACGCTGCGGCGTGGACGGCGACCCGGACGGGACGCACGATCGTCACGCTCACCCCGGCGCCTGCGATCGACCGGACGTACTCCGTCGACACCCTGCGGGGCGGGACCGTGCACCGCGCCCACACCGTCACCGAGACACTCGGGGGCAACGGCGTGAACGTCACCCGTGCGCTCCTCGCGCACGGCGCGGCGTCGCACGCGGTCGCCCCGTTGTCGCCGGAGGCGCTCGCGCCGCTCGACGACGACGCACGCTCCGGCCTGACGCCGGTGGACCTCGGCGTGCGCACCCGGGTCAACACCGTCGTGACCGCGGCGGACGGCGCCACCACGAACGTCAACGAGGCCCCGGCCCCGCTGACACGTGCGCAGTGGACGACGCTGACCGTGGCCGTGCTCCGCACCACGCTGGAGACCGACGCCCGATGGCTCGTGGTGACCGGGTGCCTCCCGGCCGTCGCCGGTGGCGACCACCTCGTCGACGTGCTCCCGCTCGTCGTCGCGGCCCGCGCCATCGGACTGTCGGTCGCGTTCGACGTCCCCGGCCACCAGCTGACGGCGGTGCTCGACCCGCTCGCGCCGGTCGACCTCGTGAAGCCGAACGTCGACGAACTCGCGCAGGCCGTCGGACACCCCGTCACGACGGTCGACGAGACGGTGCGTGCAGCGCGCGCCCTCCTCTCGCGGGGCGCACGACGCGCGCTTGTCACGATGGGTGCCGCCGGGGCGCTCCTCGTCGATGCCCACCGACACGAACTGGTCCCCGGGGTCGCGACCGACTGCGTCGACACGACCGGGGCCGGTGACGCGGCACTCGCCGGGTACCTCGCCGCCGAGTCGGACGGCGCGACGCCGTCGGCCGCCGCGCGACTCGCAGTCCGTTGGGGCGCTGCAGCGGTCGCCCAGCGGGGTGCTGCACTCCGCGCCACCCCGGCCACCCGCGGCGACGGCGCCCAGCCGTTCCGCCCACCGCACCACACCGACCACTCCACCTGGCTGCGCGTCGACTCGCTCGCCGCGACCGGCTGA
- a CDS encoding transketolase C-terminal domain-containing protein — protein MKAQRAVWGDTLTELARTDDRIVVVDGDLATSTMAVTFAEAHPDRFVQAGIAEQNMVGIAFGMSTLGYRPWLSSFGVFLTNRALDQVRMLVSQTKAPVRLAAAYTGLLNGASGKTHQDIEDLSVMRALPNMIVLAPADETEAAAMIRWAADHDGPVYLRLARDAVADVFDGSYAFRIGAPVLLRDGSDDGEGNERDAGTGPDVTVVSTGVQTSRTVEAITAVEAEGHRVRHVHLPTIKPLDDDALWALLDGAAQVVTVEEHNVVGGLGDVVAAVLAGHASGARLHKVGLVDSWAESGPNDFLLDKYGLSVERVADRIRAVLGERVAA, from the coding sequence ATGAAGGCGCAGCGCGCAGTGTGGGGCGACACCCTCACCGAACTCGCACGGACCGACGACCGCATCGTCGTCGTCGACGGCGACCTCGCGACCTCGACCATGGCGGTCACGTTCGCCGAGGCCCACCCGGACCGGTTCGTCCAGGCCGGCATCGCCGAGCAGAACATGGTCGGCATCGCGTTCGGCATGTCGACGCTCGGCTACCGCCCCTGGCTGTCGTCGTTCGGGGTCTTCCTGACGAACCGCGCGCTCGACCAGGTGCGCATGCTCGTCTCCCAGACGAAGGCCCCCGTCCGGCTCGCCGCCGCGTACACCGGGCTGCTCAACGGCGCGAGCGGCAAGACCCACCAGGACATCGAGGACCTGTCGGTGATGCGTGCGCTGCCGAACATGATCGTCCTCGCGCCGGCCGACGAGACCGAGGCCGCCGCGATGATCCGCTGGGCCGCCGACCACGACGGCCCCGTGTACCTCCGGCTCGCCCGCGACGCGGTCGCCGACGTCTTCGACGGCAGCTACGCGTTCCGCATCGGCGCGCCCGTGCTGTTGCGAGACGGCAGCGACGACGGCGAGGGCAACGAACGCGACGCGGGGACCGGCCCCGACGTCACCGTCGTCTCGACCGGCGTCCAGACCTCCCGCACCGTCGAGGCCATCACCGCCGTCGAGGCCGAGGGACACCGCGTCCGACACGTGCACCTGCCGACGATCAAGCCCCTCGACGACGACGCCCTCTGGGCGCTGCTCGACGGTGCGGCCCAGGTCGTCACGGTCGAGGAGCACAACGTCGTCGGCGGACTCGGTGACGTCGTCGCGGCGGTCCTCGCCGGCCACGCCAGCGGAGCCCGACTGCACAAGGTCGGGCTCGTCGACTCCTGGGCCGAGTCGGGCCCCAACGACTTCCTGCTCGACAAGTACGGACTGTCGGTCGAGCGCGTCGCGGACCGCATCCGTGCCGTCCTCGGGGAGCGAGTCGCCGCATGA